From Topomyia yanbarensis strain Yona2022 chromosome 1, ASM3024719v1, whole genome shotgun sequence, one genomic window encodes:
- the LOC131696346 gene encoding uncharacterized protein LOC131696346, whose protein sequence is MPRRKGGRKSLGPEEEEDEKDDSKTEEQKLEDQEQTLLSTRTGERYFHPEELKQLMPQFKEGGGVGDWIETVDHYRVLYSWSSKTTLLYASCRLSGAAYQWYLGERPSINAWDDFKAKICVAFPDHEDEADVHRRLAKSVKDGKKSYDNYVFRMNAIGQKGKLSSSAIIKYVISGLYYDPLYGSVATRKYESIYELLEHIRYCESNQEMCKRRNFPSKAIVSKASPVGGGKKQHEENRSNNDADGQAKRSSKDECFNCHGPGHISINCPQPQRRSRCPVCNKVGHGEETCFKRRSETNSRSPDGAVEPKQPASNSNSAYPIECGKSDKRRSVEKFLEVDGQSLLPVELIVGDQMQMIESLADSGCPVSRIKKCCFSNEQMYCPNSDEELVGANNSQIEILGSYSTRAKVRSDVFVANLTVGADSTMKMGMILGRTFFEENDIRGLIFERDRGVNTNFDVEAMQDVFDGDVESLFVDEKCTLDVGDSDETRSLSGTVCKLFEAEYLSRDKPIEPLVKYCVEIKLKDNRYFNSTPQRLSDYERKEQNKIVNDLLAKGIIRESESPYTSRVVLTRKKNGEYRLCVNYKPLNRLFERNHYPLPIIEDQISRLQGRKYFTSLDMKNGFYHVDIAEDSKKYTSFITESGQYEFNKLPFGYANSPSIFARYVSKVLDPFIKSGEIVVFIDDIMASSETIEEHLDLLKRLFRVLSDNHIQLNVKKCSFLKLNVVFLGYEVTFNQIRPCNQHIENVEKFPVPTKEKALQRFLGLMSYFRKFIYRYNQIANPLYELMNNHDKKFKFESRHFDAFEKLKEA, encoded by the coding sequence ATGCCACGACGAAAGGGAGGCCGAAAGTCTCTTGGACCAGAGGAGGAGGAGGACGAAAAGGATGATTCGAAGACTGAggagcaaaaattggaagaccAAGAACAAACACTGTTGTCAACCCGCACTGGCGAACGGTATTTCCATCCGGAGGAACTGAAGCAGTTAATGCCGCAGTTCAAGGAAGGAGGTGGTGTCGGGGATTGGATCGAAACAGTCGATCACTATCGAGTGCTGTATTCGTGGTCGTCAAAAACGACACTGTTGTACGCATCCTGTCGTCTATCGGGTGCGGCGTACCAGTGGTATCTAGGCGAGCGACCGTCGATTAATGCGTGGGACGATTTTAAGGCAAAAATTTGCGTTGCCTTCCCGGATCACGAAGATGAAGCCGATGTACATCGACGATTGGCAAAGAGCGTGAAGGATGGAAAGAAATCGTATGACAATTATGTGTTTAGGATGAACGCCATTGGACAGAAGGGAAAGTTAAGTAGTTCGGCAATAATCAAATACGTCATTAGTGGGTTGTATTATGATCCGCTGTACGGAAGCGTCGCTACAAGGAAATATGAATCCATCTATGAACTTCTAGAACATATTCGTTACTGCGAGTCTAATCAGGAGATGTGTAAGCGGCGAAATTTCCCTTCGAAAGCAATCGTTTCTAAAGCAAGTCCGGTTGGAGGAGGCAAGAAGCAGCATGAAGAGAACCGTTCGAACAACGATGCAGATGGCCAAGCGAAGCGGAGCTCTAAGGATGAGTGTTTTAACTGTCATGGTCCCGGACATATATCGATAAATTGTCCGCAGCCTCAACGTCGTTCTCGCTGCCCAGTGTGTAACAAGGTGGGGCATGGCGAGGAAACTTGTTTCAAGCGACGAAGTGAAACGAATTCAAGGTCCCCCGACGGAGCAGTTGAACCAAAACAACCGGCGAGTAACAGTAACTCAGCGTACCCGATTGAATGCGGAAAAAGTGATAAAAGAAGGAGCGTTGAAAAATTCTTGGAGGTCGATGGTCAATCGTTATTACCAGTTGAGCTTATCGTGGGAGACCAGATGCAAATGATCGAGTCACTTGCCGATTCGGGATGCCCCGTGAGTCGTAttaaaaaatgttgtttttctAACGAACAAATGTATTGTCCCAACAGTGACGAAGAATTAGTGGGGGCAAATAATTCGCAAATCGAAATATTAGGGTCGTACTCGACCAGAGCCAAAGTTAGATCGGATGTATTTGTAGCTAATTTAACAGTGGGCGCAGATAGTACGATGAAAATGGGCATGATATTGGGTAGAACATTTTTCGAAGAGAATGATATTCGCGGTTTGATATTTGAGCGCGATCGAGGTGTAAACACAAACTTCGATGTTGAAGCGATGCAAGATGTTTTTGACGGCGATGTAGAATCTTTGTTCGTGGACGAAAAATGTACTCTTGATGTTGGTGATTCAGATGAAACTAGATCGTTAAGCGGTACAGTGTGCAAACTGTTCGAAGCTGAGTACTTGTCTCGCGATAAACCGATCGAACCCTTAGTAAAGTACTGTGTTGAGATAAAGCTCAAAGATAACAGATATTTCAATTCAACTCCTCAACGTTTAAGTGATTATGAGCGGAAGGAGCAAAACAAGATTGTTAATGATTTGTTAGCGAAAGGTATAATTCGTGAGAGTGAATCGCCTTATACGAGCCGGGTAGTACTAACGCGGAAGAAAAACGGAGAATATCGTCTCTGTGTCAACTATAAGCCGTTGAACCGACTTTTCGAGCGTAACCATTATCCTCTTCCAATAATTGAAGATCAGATAAGTAGACTTCAGGGGCGTAAATATTTTACTTCGCTTGATATGAAGAACGGCTTCTATCATGTCGATATCGCGGAAGACTCGAAAAAATACACGTCGTTCATTACGGAAAGCGGGCAATACGAATTCAACAAACTGCCGTTCGGTTACGCCAACTCACCTAGTATATTTGCGCGGTATGTTTCTAAAGTTTTGGATCCATTCATTAAAAGTGGTGagattgtagtttttattgatGATATTATGGCAAGCTCTGAGACTATTGAGGAGCATTTAGATTTACTGAAAAGGCTATTTCGAGTGTTATCAGATAATCACATTCAGTTGAACGTCAAGAAATGCTCTTTCTTGAAGTTGAACGTTGTATTTCTCGGTTACGAAGTAACATTTAATCAGATTCGACCGTGCAATCAGCATATCGAAAACGTTGAAAAGTTCCCGGTTCCGACGAAAGAAAAAGCGTTGCAAAGATTTCTCGGATTGATGAGTTATTTCAGGAAGTTCATTTATCGGTATAACCAGATCGCGAATCCGTTATACGAACTGATGAACAATCATGATAAGAAGTTCAAGTTTGAGTCACGACATTTCGATGCGTTTGAGAAGCTGAAAGAGGCTTAA